One window from the genome of Actinoplanes teichomyceticus ATCC 31121 encodes:
- a CDS encoding alpha/beta hydrolase, with the protein MSSWQMHGVAAFTRLVYRRRFTAEAAGRRALDRPKGPSAPPRALTGRFDVTVSATQGFPVYRISHRAGDDRPVLVYLHGGAYTSEIVRQHWSLVGYLADRTGCDVHVPIYGLAPAHQGLAAREFVTRVVAGLGRPCYLAGDSAGGGLALLAAQACPGQVAGVTMLAPWLDLSMCNPAIAALEPYDPWLARPGLRPIADAWAGGLDLKDPRLSPIYGELSGLPPLQILVGTRDITLADCRALRDALPATVPLTYHEQPGALHVYPLLPVPEARAGREAIVAHLTASLRGAP; encoded by the coding sequence GTGTCCAGTTGGCAGATGCACGGCGTGGCCGCTTTCACCCGGCTGGTCTACCGGCGCCGGTTCACCGCGGAGGCCGCCGGCCGGCGCGCCCTCGACCGGCCCAAGGGGCCGTCCGCGCCGCCGCGGGCGCTGACCGGCCGCTTCGACGTCACGGTCTCGGCCACCCAGGGCTTCCCGGTGTACCGGATCAGCCACCGGGCCGGCGACGACCGCCCGGTCCTGGTCTACCTGCACGGCGGCGCCTACACCAGCGAGATCGTCCGGCAGCACTGGTCGCTCGTCGGCTACCTGGCCGACCGGACCGGGTGCGACGTCCACGTGCCGATCTATGGACTGGCGCCGGCGCATCAGGGCCTGGCCGCCCGGGAGTTCGTCACCCGGGTCGTCGCGGGTCTCGGGCGGCCCTGCTACCTGGCCGGCGACTCGGCCGGCGGCGGGCTGGCGCTGCTGGCCGCGCAGGCGTGCCCCGGACAGGTCGCCGGGGTGACGATGCTCGCGCCGTGGCTGGACCTGTCGATGTGCAATCCGGCGATCGCGGCCCTGGAGCCGTACGATCCCTGGCTGGCCCGGCCGGGCCTGCGCCCGATCGCCGACGCCTGGGCCGGCGGGCTGGATCTGAAGGATCCGCGCCTGAGCCCGATCTACGGCGAGCTGTCCGGCCTGCCGCCGCTGCAGATCCTGGTCGGCACCCGGGACATCACCCTCGCCGACTGCCGTGCCCTGCGCGACGCGCTGCCGGCCACGGTGCCGCTGACCTACCACGAGCAGCCCGGGGCCCTGCACGTCTACCCGCTGCTGCCGGTGCCGGAGGCGCGCGCCGGGCGGGAGGCGATCGTCGCGCACCTGACCGCCTCGCTGCGCGGCGCGCCCTGA
- a CDS encoding APC family permease, which produces MSLNRFGYQQQLRRELRIRDLTAYGLVFMVVIAPFGIFGSVFQASGGMIALAYVVGAAAMIVTASSYGVMVGKYPVAGSVYGYAGRAVSPAVGFLTGWAVLLDYVCIPLLLSLVAGASMTSIVPSVPVWAWVIIFVVANTGMNVFGIKTTKLLNWIFLAAELVVLLIFLGYGLTALAQGKGHGFDLDPFYNGTSFTWSLVLGGVSIGMLSYLGFDALGLLAEDAADGARTVRRAMYLSLLVVAALFVAQTWVAALLVPDPDALIADGDPAGSAFYDAAEVAGGPWLATLTALATALAWGVANNMVAQVATSRLLMAMSRDRQLPAFLSRVSPARSVPTNAVLTTAAISLGVGVWMASREDGITLMSAMVNFGAMIAFIVLHLCVIWDWARTGRTGGVGRNVVVPVLGVAILLAVIWHANLLAQRVGLIWLGLGVLVLILLTATGRGPALPEAPAPAGDTTTSRKAVTENV; this is translated from the coding sequence ATGTCCCTCAACCGTTTCGGATACCAGCAGCAACTGCGGCGTGAACTGCGTATCCGGGACCTGACCGCCTACGGCCTGGTCTTCATGGTGGTGATCGCGCCGTTCGGCATCTTCGGCAGCGTCTTCCAGGCCAGCGGCGGCATGATCGCGCTGGCCTACGTCGTCGGCGCCGCCGCGATGATCGTCACCGCGTCCTCCTACGGCGTCATGGTCGGCAAGTACCCGGTCGCCGGCTCGGTGTACGGCTACGCCGGGCGCGCCGTCTCGCCGGCCGTCGGCTTCCTCACCGGCTGGGCCGTCCTGCTCGACTACGTGTGCATCCCGCTGCTGCTGTCGCTGGTCGCCGGCGCCAGCATGACCTCGATCGTGCCGAGCGTGCCGGTCTGGGCCTGGGTGATCATCTTCGTGGTGGCCAACACCGGGATGAACGTGTTCGGCATCAAGACCACCAAGCTGCTCAACTGGATTTTCCTGGCCGCCGAGCTGGTGGTGCTGCTGATCTTCCTGGGGTACGGCCTGACGGCGCTGGCGCAGGGCAAGGGCCACGGATTCGACCTGGACCCGTTCTACAACGGCACCAGCTTCACCTGGTCGCTGGTGCTCGGCGGGGTCTCCATCGGCATGCTGTCCTACCTCGGCTTCGACGCGCTCGGCCTGCTCGCCGAGGACGCCGCCGACGGCGCCCGCACGGTGCGCCGGGCGATGTACCTGTCGCTGCTCGTGGTGGCCGCCCTCTTCGTCGCCCAGACCTGGGTCGCGGCGTTGCTCGTACCCGACCCGGACGCGCTGATCGCCGACGGCGACCCGGCCGGCTCGGCCTTCTACGACGCCGCCGAGGTCGCCGGCGGGCCCTGGCTGGCCACGCTGACCGCGCTGGCGACCGCGCTGGCCTGGGGCGTGGCCAACAACATGGTCGCCCAGGTCGCCACCAGCCGCCTGCTGATGGCGATGTCGCGCGACCGGCAGCTGCCGGCCTTCCTCTCCCGGGTCTCGCCGGCCCGCTCGGTGCCGACCAACGCGGTGCTCACCACCGCCGCGATCTCCCTCGGCGTCGGCGTGTGGATGGCCAGCCGGGAGGACGGCATCACCCTGATGAGCGCCATGGTCAACTTCGGCGCCATGATCGCGTTCATCGTGCTGCACCTCTGCGTGATCTGGGACTGGGCCCGCACCGGCCGCACCGGCGGCGTCGGCCGCAACGTCGTCGTCCCGGTCCTGGGCGTCGCCATCCTGCTCGCGGTGATCTGGCACGCCAACCTGCTGGCGCAGCGCGTCGGCCTGATCTGGCTGGGTCTCGGCGTGCTGGTGCTGATCCTGCTCACCGCCACCGGCCGCGGACCGGCCCTGCCCGAGGCGCCGGCGCCGGCCGGCGACACCACGACGAGCCGCAAGGCGGTGACCGAGAATGTCTGA
- a CDS encoding acetamidase/formamidase family protein produces the protein MSEILADPGNYGYTFGGREPVAEVKPGIPIRLRTLDCFGGRVRTVDDLPSRVCEFPYLNPVTGPLFVSGARPGDTLAVHIVSLTPAAPVGISSTFPHFGALTSTGHTRTLQAPLEERVWLYDIDPAAGTVRYQARRSDFAVDLPLAPMLGTVGVAPAAGEVRQSIVPDVHGGNLDTPLLGPGATLYLGVNVPGALLALGDGHARQGDGEVCGVAVEVAMDVTVVVDVVPGVPTGTPRLETDTQLISLGAARPLEDAFRISQEDLVRHVAELTGLDLLDAYQLVSQTTHARAGNVVDPQYVMSAGIDKRYLPGTAAYGGVHDRLRAG, from the coding sequence ATGTCTGAGATCCTGGCCGACCCGGGCAACTACGGCTACACGTTCGGCGGCCGCGAGCCGGTCGCCGAGGTCAAACCCGGCATCCCGATCCGGCTGCGCACCCTGGACTGCTTCGGCGGCCGGGTCCGCACCGTCGACGATCTGCCCAGCCGGGTGTGCGAGTTCCCGTACCTCAATCCGGTCACCGGGCCGCTCTTCGTGTCCGGCGCGCGGCCCGGCGACACCCTGGCCGTGCACATCGTGTCGCTGACCCCGGCCGCGCCGGTCGGGATCTCGTCCACCTTCCCGCACTTCGGGGCGCTCACGTCCACCGGCCACACCCGTACCCTGCAGGCCCCGCTCGAGGAGCGGGTCTGGCTCTACGACATCGACCCGGCCGCCGGGACCGTGCGTTACCAGGCCCGGCGCAGCGACTTCGCCGTCGACCTGCCGCTCGCGCCGATGCTCGGCACGGTCGGCGTCGCGCCGGCCGCCGGCGAGGTCCGCCAGAGCATCGTCCCGGACGTGCACGGCGGCAACCTCGACACGCCGCTGCTCGGCCCCGGCGCCACCCTCTACCTCGGCGTCAACGTGCCCGGGGCGCTGCTCGCGCTCGGCGACGGGCACGCCCGCCAGGGCGACGGGGAGGTGTGCGGGGTGGCCGTCGAGGTCGCCATGGACGTCACCGTCGTCGTCGACGTCGTCCCCGGCGTGCCGACCGGCACCCCGCGGCTGGAGACCGACACGCAGCTGATCTCGCTGGGCGCCGCGCGGCCGCTGGAGGACGCGTTCCGGATCAGCCAGGAGGACCTGGTCCGGCACGTCGCCGAGCTGACCGGGCTGGACCTGCTGGACGCCTACCAGCTGGTCTCGCAGACGACGCACGCCCGCGCCGGCAACGTCGTCGACCCGCAGTACGTGATGAGCGCCGGCATCGACAAGCGCTACCTGCCCGGCACGGCCGCCTACGGTGGCGTCCACGACCGGCTGCGGGCCGGCTGA
- a CDS encoding GOLPH3/VPS74 family protein, giving the protein MRRPGYDPTLVREQFFLLAHDETRHMRPRLHLPALAAGLAGATVMDLLIAGRVAVASGAVHPDRFQRDLTGDPVTDDALALILQVVPAPPLPELIRTVAPGVYERTAAALIHKGVLVQGPPRRWRRGRGYEIADEGIVVRIRAKAGYRIAGRDAPSPGADCLCALVAALGLHRALMRGERAEVDPLLQRVVREMAESGRRARHPVGGAPAVAAAVLGVVQDLATSAMT; this is encoded by the coding sequence ATGCGACGCCCCGGATACGACCCCACCCTCGTACGGGAGCAGTTCTTCCTCCTCGCCCACGACGAGACCCGGCACATGCGGCCCCGCCTGCACCTGCCGGCCCTGGCCGCCGGCCTGGCCGGCGCGACCGTGATGGATCTGCTCATCGCCGGGCGGGTGGCGGTCGCGTCCGGGGCCGTGCATCCGGACCGGTTCCAGCGCGACCTGACCGGCGACCCGGTCACCGACGACGCCCTGGCCCTGATCCTGCAGGTGGTGCCGGCCCCACCGCTGCCGGAGCTGATCCGCACCGTCGCCCCCGGCGTGTACGAACGCACCGCCGCCGCCCTGATCCACAAAGGCGTGCTCGTGCAGGGGCCGCCGCGGCGCTGGCGGCGCGGCCGCGGCTACGAGATCGCCGACGAGGGCATCGTGGTGCGGATCCGCGCCAAGGCCGGCTACCGCATCGCCGGGCGTGACGCGCCCTCACCCGGCGCCGACTGCCTGTGCGCGCTGGTGGCCGCCCTCGGCCTGCACCGCGCGCTGATGCGCGGCGAACGCGCCGAGGTGGACCCGCTGCTGCAGCGGGTGGTCCGCGAGATGGCCGAGAGTGGCCGGCGCGCCCGCCACCCGGTCGGCGGGGCGCCGGCGGTCGCGGCGGCCGTCCTCGGCGTCGTCCAGGACCTGGCCACCTCGGCGATGACCTGA
- the uppS gene encoding polyprenyl diphosphate synthase, with protein MRSVKAAAYALYARRLRARLAGATLPRHVAMVMDGNRRWARQMGFDDPRIGHRYGAEHLEEVLGWCLEAGIRHVTVFVASVDNLAKRDADEVDNLLRMIEQVVAARLSRPPCRWQVHLAGRPDVLPDSTRHALKLAEEATRDNGAQFHVTIAIGYDGRDEIVEAVRSLLESEARAGHSLDDVAQRLTADRIAEHLYTHGQPDPDLVIRTSGEQRMSGFLLWQAAYSELHFCDVYWPGFRKVDFLRALRSYAARHRRFGA; from the coding sequence ATGAGGTCCGTCAAGGCCGCCGCCTACGCGCTCTACGCCCGCCGCCTGCGCGCCCGTCTGGCCGGCGCCACCCTGCCCCGGCACGTCGCGATGGTGATGGACGGCAACCGCCGCTGGGCGCGGCAGATGGGGTTCGACGATCCGCGGATCGGTCACCGCTACGGCGCCGAGCACCTGGAGGAGGTGCTCGGCTGGTGCCTGGAGGCCGGGATCCGGCACGTGACGGTGTTCGTGGCGTCGGTGGACAACCTGGCCAAGCGGGACGCCGACGAGGTGGACAACCTGCTGCGGATGATCGAGCAGGTGGTGGCGGCACGCCTGAGCCGCCCGCCGTGCCGCTGGCAGGTGCACCTGGCCGGGCGCCCGGACGTCCTGCCGGACTCGACCCGGCACGCCCTGAAGCTGGCCGAGGAGGCCACCCGGGACAACGGCGCGCAGTTCCACGTCACCATCGCGATCGGCTACGACGGCCGGGACGAGATCGTCGAGGCGGTGCGCTCGCTGCTGGAGAGCGAGGCGCGGGCCGGGCACAGCCTGGACGACGTCGCGCAGCGGCTGACCGCCGACCGGATCGCCGAGCACCTCTACACCCACGGGCAGCCGGACCCGGACCTGGTGATCCGGACCAGCGGCGAGCAGCGCATGTCGGGCTTCCTGCTGTGGCAGGCGGCGTACTCGGAGCTGCACTTCTGCGACGTGTACTGGCCCGGCTTCCGCAAGGTGGACTTCCTGCGGGCGCTGCGGTCGTACGCCGCCCGGCACCGCCGCTTCGGCGCGTAG
- a CDS encoding GNAT family N-acetyltransferase, translating to MGQPTLRTERLLLVPLADRHFELEVELDADAEVLKYIWGRARTRDEVVSSHAERMALAAKVDGLGYWMAFGSHGGRPGSSGPDTEAEGEFVGLMMLPPAHGEHLPDDPTVAELGYRLHRRYWRQGLAAEASRMLLRHAFDTVGQSRVIAQAMAVNIASRGVMERIGMRYVRTFHQFWDYPLPGSQAGEVEYEMTRAMWEARRGTW from the coding sequence ATGGGGCAACCGACGCTGCGCACCGAGCGGCTCCTGCTGGTGCCGCTGGCCGACCGGCACTTCGAACTCGAGGTCGAGCTGGATGCCGACGCCGAGGTGCTCAAGTACATCTGGGGCCGGGCCCGGACCCGCGACGAGGTGGTGTCCTCGCACGCCGAGCGGATGGCGCTGGCCGCCAAGGTGGACGGGCTGGGGTACTGGATGGCGTTCGGCTCGCACGGCGGCCGGCCCGGGTCGTCGGGGCCGGACACCGAGGCCGAGGGCGAGTTCGTCGGGCTGATGATGCTGCCGCCGGCGCACGGCGAGCACCTGCCCGACGATCCCACGGTCGCCGAGCTGGGCTACCGGCTGCACCGCCGCTACTGGCGGCAGGGACTGGCCGCGGAGGCGTCGCGGATGCTGCTGCGGCACGCGTTCGACACGGTCGGGCAGAGCCGGGTGATCGCGCAGGCCATGGCGGTGAACATCGCGTCGCGCGGCGTGATGGAACGGATCGGGATGCGGTACGTACGAACCTTCCACCAGTTCTGGGACTATCCGCTGCCGGGGTCGCAGGCCGGCGAGGTGGAGTACGAGATGACCCGCGCGATGTGGGAGGCCCGGCGCGGCACGTGGTGA
- a CDS encoding ATP-grasp domain-containing protein: MMVLVPGDVVRPRRPDEHFAGEVQAARAAGIDVAVIDHDALVRGGPGDAAVARVPAGDDAVYRGWMVRAERYEALAQALARRGVTLRTDAARYRRAHELPGWYAAAEAHTPASVWTTGDGRDDFLAACARLGDGAAVLRDYTKSMKHHWHEAAYLPDVADHEHAWRVASRFRQLRDDEFTGGFVLRRFERFTGAEARTWWVGGVCRLVTAHPDTPAQLPPADLDPGFLAPVLHALDLPFATADLARRDDGRWRLVEIGDGQVSDRPRSTGPEQLITALGTGPGEESAV; the protein is encoded by the coding sequence ATGATGGTGCTGGTTCCCGGGGACGTGGTACGGCCACGCCGGCCCGACGAGCACTTCGCCGGCGAGGTGCAGGCGGCCCGCGCGGCCGGCATCGACGTCGCGGTGATCGACCACGACGCGCTGGTCCGCGGCGGGCCGGGCGATGCGGCGGTGGCCCGGGTGCCGGCCGGCGACGACGCGGTCTACCGCGGCTGGATGGTGCGCGCCGAGCGGTACGAGGCGCTGGCACAGGCGCTCGCCCGCCGCGGGGTGACCCTGCGCACCGACGCCGCCCGATACCGGCGGGCGCACGAGCTGCCCGGCTGGTACGCGGCGGCCGAGGCCCACACCCCGGCGTCGGTGTGGACCACCGGCGACGGCCGTGACGACTTCCTCGCGGCGTGCGCCCGGCTCGGCGACGGCGCCGCGGTGCTGCGCGACTACACCAAGTCGATGAAGCACCACTGGCACGAGGCGGCGTACCTGCCCGACGTCGCGGACCACGAGCACGCCTGGCGGGTGGCGAGCCGGTTCCGCCAGTTGCGTGACGACGAGTTCACCGGCGGGTTCGTGCTGCGCCGGTTCGAGCGGTTCACCGGCGCCGAGGCGCGGACGTGGTGGGTCGGCGGCGTCTGCCGGCTGGTGACCGCGCACCCGGACACCCCGGCGCAGCTGCCGCCCGCCGACCTCGACCCCGGTTTCCTGGCGCCGGTGCTGCACGCGCTGGACCTGCCGTTCGCCACCGCCGACCTGGCCCGCCGCGACGACGGCCGCTGGCGCCTGGTCGAGATCGGCGACGGCCAGGTCAGCGACCGTCCGCGGAGCACCGGGCCGGAGCAGTTGATCACGGCGTTGGGCACCGGCCCCGGCGAGGAGTCCGCGGTCTAG
- the map gene encoding type I methionyl aminopeptidase, producing MIEILDPTDLPRARDTGALVADILQTLKSRSTVGTNLLDIDRWAKAMILEAGAESCYVDYEPSFGRGPFGHYICTSVNDAVLHGRPYDYALADGDLLSLDLAVCLAGVVADSAISFVVGDSAQPESLALIDATERALQAGIAAAGPGVRVGDISHAIGSVLSAAGYSINTQFGGHGVGSTMHQDPHVANAGRPGRGYRLRPGLLLALEPWIMADTAELVTDADGWTLRSATGCRTAHSEHTIAITDDGAEILTLPAPARQ from the coding sequence ATGATCGAGATCCTGGACCCCACCGACCTGCCCCGCGCCCGGGACACCGGCGCCCTGGTCGCCGACATCCTGCAGACCCTGAAGAGCCGCAGCACGGTCGGCACGAACCTGCTGGACATCGACCGGTGGGCCAAGGCCATGATCCTCGAGGCCGGCGCGGAGTCCTGCTACGTCGACTACGAGCCGTCCTTCGGGCGCGGGCCGTTCGGCCACTACATCTGCACGTCGGTCAACGACGCCGTGCTGCACGGGCGGCCGTACGACTACGCGCTCGCCGACGGTGATCTGCTCTCCCTCGACCTCGCCGTCTGCCTGGCCGGGGTCGTCGCCGACTCGGCGATCAGCTTCGTCGTCGGCGACTCGGCGCAGCCGGAGAGCCTCGCGCTGATCGACGCCACCGAACGCGCGCTGCAGGCCGGGATCGCCGCCGCCGGACCGGGCGTCCGGGTCGGCGACATCTCGCACGCCATCGGCTCGGTGCTCAGCGCGGCCGGATATTCGATCAACACCCAGTTCGGCGGCCACGGGGTCGGGTCGACGATGCACCAGGACCCGCACGTGGCCAACGCCGGACGGCCCGGCCGCGGATACCGCCTGCGCCCCGGCCTGCTGCTGGCACTGGAGCCGTGGATCATGGCCGACACCGCCGAGCTGGTCACCGACGCCGACGGGTGGACGCTGCGCAGCGCCACCGGCTGCCGGACCGCGCACAGCGAGCACACCATCGCCATCACCGACGACGGGGCCGAGATCCTCACCCTGCCGGCCCCGGCGCGCCAGTGA
- a CDS encoding helix-turn-helix domain-containing protein — translation MVRLPLTPEDVERGQRLGALLRRARGDRSMLDTALDAGVSPETLRKIESGRVATPAFPTIAAIADVLGLSLDAVWAEINQPDRGAVPAGFGRAARARLAS, via the coding sequence ATGGTCAGGTTGCCGCTCACCCCCGAGGACGTCGAGCGCGGGCAGCGCCTCGGCGCCCTGCTGCGCCGCGCCCGGGGGGACCGCTCGATGCTCGACACCGCGCTGGACGCCGGCGTCTCGCCGGAGACCCTGCGGAAGATCGAGTCCGGCCGGGTGGCCACCCCGGCCTTCCCGACCATCGCGGCGATCGCCGACGTGCTGGGCCTGTCCCTCGACGCGGTGTGGGCGGAGATCAACCAGCCGGACCGTGGCGCGGTGCCGGCCGGCTTCGGTCGCGCGGCACGCGCGCGGCTCGCCTCGTAG
- the rox gene encoding rifampin monooxygenase yields the protein MIDVIVVGGGPAGLMLAGELRLHGVHVVVLEREAEPAPHVRALGLHVRSIEVMDQRGLLDRFLALGTRHMIGGYFAGITKPWPAGMDTAHGYILGIPQPVTERLLAEHAVRAGAELRRGCELTGLSQDADGVSAELADGTRLRARHLVGCDGGRSTVRKLLGVGFPGEPARWETLLGEMRLTAPPEEVAAVTAEVRRTQLLFGAGPIGDGLYRVITPAAGVTGDRTPPTLAEFTRQMRATAGTDFGAHSPRWLSRFGDATRLAERYRVGRVLLAGDAAHVHPPMGGQGLNLGIQDAFNLGWKLAAEIAGWAPDGLLDSYQAERRPVAADVLDTTRAQATLMSPEPGARAMRRLLSELMDFEEVNRHLMEKITAIAVRYELGDGHELLGRRMADVPLGRGRLYELMRGGRGLLLDRTGRLSVAGWADRVDHVAAGGAGPDVPAALLRPDGHVAWVGDDQRELLDHLPRWFGAPVTSR from the coding sequence ATGATCGATGTGATCGTGGTCGGCGGTGGGCCGGCCGGGTTGATGCTGGCCGGTGAGCTGCGGCTGCACGGTGTGCACGTGGTGGTGCTGGAGAGGGAGGCCGAGCCGGCGCCGCACGTGCGGGCGCTGGGCCTGCACGTGCGCAGCATCGAGGTGATGGATCAGCGGGGCCTGCTGGACCGGTTCCTGGCGCTCGGCACGCGGCACATGATCGGCGGGTACTTCGCCGGGATCACCAAGCCGTGGCCGGCCGGGATGGACACCGCGCACGGCTACATCCTGGGCATCCCGCAACCGGTCACCGAGCGGCTGCTGGCCGAGCACGCCGTGCGGGCCGGCGCCGAGCTGCGGCGCGGCTGTGAGCTGACCGGGCTGAGCCAGGACGCGGACGGGGTGAGCGCGGAGCTGGCCGACGGCACCCGGCTGCGCGCACGTCATCTGGTCGGTTGCGACGGCGGCCGCAGCACGGTCCGCAAGCTGCTCGGCGTCGGCTTCCCCGGCGAGCCGGCCCGATGGGAGACGCTGCTGGGCGAGATGCGGCTGACCGCGCCGCCGGAGGAGGTGGCCGCGGTGACCGCCGAGGTGCGCCGGACCCAGCTGCTGTTCGGCGCCGGACCGATCGGGGACGGGCTGTACCGGGTGATCACGCCGGCGGCCGGGGTGACCGGGGACCGCACCCCGCCGACGCTGGCCGAGTTCACCCGGCAGATGCGGGCGACCGCCGGTACCGACTTCGGCGCGCACTCGCCGCGCTGGCTGTCCCGGTTCGGCGACGCGACCCGGCTGGCCGAGCGCTACCGGGTCGGCCGGGTGCTGCTGGCCGGCGACGCCGCGCACGTGCACCCGCCGATGGGCGGGCAGGGGCTCAATCTCGGCATCCAGGACGCGTTCAACCTGGGCTGGAAGCTGGCCGCCGAGATCGCCGGCTGGGCGCCGGACGGGCTGCTGGACAGCTACCAGGCCGAGCGGCGTCCGGTGGCGGCCGACGTGCTGGACACCACCCGGGCCCAGGCCACGCTGATGTCCCCGGAGCCGGGGGCGCGGGCGATGCGCCGCCTGCTGTCCGAGCTGATGGACTTCGAGGAGGTCAACCGCCACCTGATGGAGAAGATCACGGCGATCGCGGTGCGCTACGAGCTCGGCGATGGCCACGAGCTGCTCGGCCGCCGGATGGCGGACGTGCCGCTGGGCCGCGGCCGGCTGTACGAGCTGATGCGCGGCGGCCGCGGCCTGCTGCTGGACCGCACCGGCCGGCTGTCGGTGGCCGGCTGGGCGGACCGGGTGGACCACGTCGCCGCCGGCGGGGCGGGGCCGGACGTGCCGGCGGCCCTGCTGCGGCCGGACGGCCACGTCGCCTGGGTCGGCGACGACCAGCGGGAGCTGCTCGACCACCTGCCCCGCTGGTTCGGCGCGCCGGTGACCTCGCGCTGA